The Anaerosporomusa subterranea nucleotide sequence TTCTTGAGGCACTGCAGGATTGCAACGCAGTATTGACGATGCGTATTGGCAGCCAGGCGAAGGAACGCCTTCAACACAAGGGAGTACTCAGTGTGGAATCCTGCGACAGTGTAGAAAATGGCCTGCAATATGCTTGGAAGAAATTGTCGGGTAGGAAAATATATAAGGAGTGTGCGTTATGAATAAGCCTAACCGCCATATCTTCGTTTGTACCAGTTCCCGCCCTACCGGCCAACAGAAGGGTATGTGCCTGAACAAGGAAGGCGTTAGCGTAATGATGAAATTCATGGAGGAAATTGGGGAACGAGACTTGGGAGGCGATGTTGCTATTACGAATACGGGCTGTTTCGGGTTGTGTGAACAAGGACCGATCGTAGTCGTGTATCCGGATAATGTTTGGTACAAAAAAGTATCTGCAGATGATGTTGAGGAGATTATGGATAAACATATTGAAGGCGGCGAGCCGGTAACGCGGCTTCTGATATGAGGGGGCTGCTATGAATAAAGTGATTGCCATTCATGTTGGTCCGACGGGAGAGACCACCAGTCTAAATCAACCAGGCAAGCTGTTGTTGTTCCAAAAGAAGCGGGATACTTGGCACGTCGGCAGTGAGCGCAGCTTTGCGCTGAATCAGGATAAAGGGCTGCGGGAAATGCGTAAGCAAATGGCCGAATTATTGGCGAGTTTAGAAGAGTGCAAAGTGATTGTTGCCGGCTCAATTACCGGAGTACCTTACTATGAATTGGAACGGGCCGGTTTTAGCATTTGGGAGTTTGACGGCAAGCCGGCAGATTTTCTTGACTATGTACTCGATAAGGAAGAGGAGGCTGATAAGGAGGCTGCTGTCAGCGAGGTCGTCAGACTACCGGTGCCGGAGGAGTTGGGAAATGGAGTCTTTCGCATTTCCATAAAGCAAATTCAAGAGTTAGATACCGGACTGACCTCAAAACAAGCACTAATGCCGCTGTTGCGGCGAACCGGCTGGTATCGGATCGAGGTGCTGTGCAATCATATTCCTCCTTGGCTTGAAGCAGAGGTGATGGCAGGAAGTATGGTTTGCGAGACGAAAAAGACCAGCCCGGGCGATGTTTTGCTGACACTCTATAAGCAGGTTTGTGGGGGATAAGGAATGATGAAAAAGATGCTTTGGTGTGGCCTTTTCTTGCTTTTGACTGCGATGCCAATTGCAGGCTGCTGGCGGACGAGTCAGGGATTGCCGGACTCGCCCAGCGCTCCTGCTACATTGAATATTTCCGCAGCGGTTAGTCTGAAAGATGTGCTGGCAGAGATAAAAAGCAATTATCAGGCAAAGACGCAGATTGAATTGGTGTATAACTTTGGGGCATCTGGGACGCTGCAAAAGCAAATTGAGCAGGGCGTTCCCGCCGACCTTTTCATCAGCGCAGCTCCTAAACAAATGGATGATTTGATAGCAAAGAGCCTAGTCATCAAGGAAACACGCAGAAATTTGGCGACAAACCGTCTTGTGCTGATCGTGCCGCAGAATTCTGATTCACGGATTTCTGGATTTCAAGACTTGATTATGGGGAATAGTTACAAATTCGCCATGGGAGAACCCGAGATAGTCCCAGCAGGCCAGTACGCCCGACAAGTTCTGAGCGAATTAAAGATATGGGAGGAGGTCAGAGGCAAAGCCGTCTTCACAAAAGATGTCCGAACGGTTTTAGCTTATGTGGAGACAGGTAATGTTGAAGCAGGAATCGTTTATAAAACCGACGCCGTTACGACCAACAAAGTAAGGGTGGTGGAGACAGCGCCGCAAAAACTCCATCAGCCAATTGTATATCCTGTAGCAATTGTTACTAGCACAAAACAGAAGCAGGCGGCTGAAAAATTTATGGAATACCTGCTCATGCCTGAAAGTAAAGCGGTGTTCGAAAAATATGGCTTTTCCGTAGAAAAGTAAAAATTATAGTGTCCTGACGTTAGGTGGTGAAACTGTTGATCGAATGGCAGCCTGTTATCCTATCCATTGAGGTCGCGGCCGCATCGTTATTCGTCGTGCTTATTTCCGGCGTATCTTCCGCCTATTTTATGCGGCGCTTTGAATTTACCGGCAAGGCTGTCATCGAATCCTTCATGATCATGCCTTTGGTCTTGCCGCCGGTGGTAACCGGTTTCCTCTTGCTGCTGCTGATTGGCAAGCAGGGTATGATCGGCCATTTTCTAAGCGAGTATCTGCATACTCAGATTATTTTTACTCCCTATGCCGCTATTCTCGCTGGCTCAGTCGTCGCATTTCCGCTGATGTACCAAAACGCCAAGGCCGCCCTTCTGAGTGTCGACCCTAAGTTTGAAGATGCTGCAAAAACCTTAGGGGCAAGCGAGTGGCGAGTGTTTTGGACGATATCCCTACCCCTTGCCTGGCAGGGAGTTGTTTCTGGCATGGTTTTAGCTTTTTCCCGAGCTTTAGGAGAATTCGGCGCCACCATAATGGTGGCAGGCAATATTCCGGGCAAGACACAGACTATTCCGTTGGCCATTTATTTTGCTTCCGAGGCCAGTGATCTTATGACAGCAGGAGCGTATGTATTGCTAATCAGTCTAGTTACTTTTTTGATTGTTTATTTGCTAAATGTTTCGACGAAGGCGAAATCAGTACTGGTAAAGGGGGATTTTCGTGCTTGAGATAGATATTGAAAAAGCACTGCCCGATTTTAGGCTGCAAGTCTCCTTTGCATTGGAAACTGAATTTCTTATTGTACTTGGTCCGTCGGGCTGTGGCAAAACTACTTTGCTGCGCTGTGTCGCAGGGCTTGTGAGGCCGGACGTGGGGCGAATTGCATATAATGGCCGTACATTCTATTCCTCCACGGAAAAAACTTTTATTGCACCAAGGGATCGTCGTGTTGGCTATATGTCTCAAGAGTGTGCACTCTTTCCTCACATGAGTGTAAAGAATAACATCTGGTACGGAGTGGCGAGGCCAACCTCGCGGTCAAAAGAACTGTACGAACAACTCATGCGGCTGTTAAAAATTGAGCATTTGGCTCAACGGTATACTGGCAGACTTTCCGGCGGAGAAAAGCAGCGGGTAGCTCTTGCCCGCGCGTTAATGACCGAGCCGCAGCTCTTGCTTTTAGATGAGCCTTTCTCGTCGCTTGATAGTGAGACGCGTTTAGAAATGCAGGCCCAATTAAAGCTAATGCATTCTATATGGGGAATACCGTTTATTGTTGTCACCCATGACCCATATGAAGCTAAGGTGTTAGGGGAAAAATTTATGTTTATCAATAAAGGATGCCAGACGGATCCGCCTCCATTATGGATAAGAACTTACCTTGCGGACAATAATGAGACCTGCCTCTTAGCGTGAATCGGGCAGGTCTCATTTCCATATAGATGGCAGGAGGTTGCCTGGTTTTGTGGAATAGGAGATAGACTGCTCTATTTTGGCAAATG carries:
- a CDS encoding Fe-only nitrogenase accessory AnfO family protein yields the protein MNKVIAIHVGPTGETTSLNQPGKLLLFQKKRDTWHVGSERSFALNQDKGLREMRKQMAELLASLEECKVIVAGSITGVPYYELERAGFSIWEFDGKPADFLDYVLDKEEEADKEAAVSEVVRLPVPEELGNGVFRISIKQIQELDTGLTSKQALMPLLRRTGWYRIEVLCNHIPPWLEAEVMAGSMVCETKKTSPGDVLLTLYKQVCGG
- the modB gene encoding molybdate ABC transporter permease subunit, whose amino-acid sequence is MIEWQPVILSIEVAAASLFVVLISGVSSAYFMRRFEFTGKAVIESFMIMPLVLPPVVTGFLLLLLIGKQGMIGHFLSEYLHTQIIFTPYAAILAGSVVAFPLMYQNAKAALLSVDPKFEDAAKTLGASEWRVFWTISLPLAWQGVVSGMVLAFSRALGEFGATIMVAGNIPGKTQTIPLAIYFASEASDLMTAGAYVLLISLVTFLIVYLLNVSTKAKSVLVKGDFRA
- the modA gene encoding molybdate ABC transporter substrate-binding protein; amino-acid sequence: MMKKMLWCGLFLLLTAMPIAGCWRTSQGLPDSPSAPATLNISAAVSLKDVLAEIKSNYQAKTQIELVYNFGASGTLQKQIEQGVPADLFISAAPKQMDDLIAKSLVIKETRRNLATNRLVLIVPQNSDSRISGFQDLIMGNSYKFAMGEPEIVPAGQYARQVLSELKIWEEVRGKAVFTKDVRTVLAYVETGNVEAGIVYKTDAVTTNKVRVVETAPQKLHQPIVYPVAIVTSTKQKQAAEKFMEYLLMPESKAVFEKYGFSVEK
- a CDS encoding ATP-binding cassette domain-containing protein, with the protein product MLEIDIEKALPDFRLQVSFALETEFLIVLGPSGCGKTTLLRCVAGLVRPDVGRIAYNGRTFYSSTEKTFIAPRDRRVGYMSQECALFPHMSVKNNIWYGVARPTSRSKELYEQLMRLLKIEHLAQRYTGRLSGGEKQRVALARALMTEPQLLLLDEPFSSLDSETRLEMQAQLKLMHSIWGIPFIVVTHDPYEAKVLGEKFMFINKGCQTDPPPLWIRTYLADNNETCLLA
- a CDS encoding 2Fe-2S ferredoxin; this encodes MNKPNRHIFVCTSSRPTGQQKGMCLNKEGVSVMMKFMEEIGERDLGGDVAITNTGCFGLCEQGPIVVVYPDNVWYKKVSADDVEEIMDKHIEGGEPVTRLLI